The stretch of DNA TGCCACCTCCCCCTGGCGGGGGAGGGTCGCAAAGTTCTGGCGCTCACCCGCGAACGACATGCCCGCGCACTCACAAAGCCTGTCGCCAACCCCGCCACTGTGGCAGCAGGCCCCGATGACTCCGCCGCCACTGCCGATCCTCACCGTACTCCCCGCCCTCCTCGCAACCCTACGCGACCGATCCTCGGCCGTCCTCGTAGCCCCCCCCGGCGCCGGCAAGACCACCGCAGTCGCCCCGGCCCTCCTCACCGAACCCTGGTGCACCGGCGAGATCCTCCTCCTCTCCCCCCGTCGCCTCGCCGCCCGCGCCGCCGCCGAACGCATGGCCTCGACCGCCGGCGAGCCGGTCGGCCAGACCTTCGGCTACGCCACCCGCATGCACAGCAAGCGCTCCGCCGCCACCCGCGTCACGGTGATCACCGAAGGCATCTTCGTCGCCCGCATCCAGGCCGATCCCGAACTCGCCGGCGTCTCCGCGGTCCTGTTCGACGAAGTCCACGAACGCAGCCTTGACGGCGATTTCGGCCTTGCGCTGGCGCTCGACGTGCAAGCCGGCTTCCGCCCGGATCTGCGCATCGTTGCGATGTCCGCAACGCTCGACGGCGCAAGGTTCGCGGCATTGATGGACGACGCTTCCGTGATCGAAAGCGAAGGCCGCAGCTATCCCCTGACGCTCCGCCACATCGGCCGCCAGGCCGAGTTGCGGATCGAGGACTCCGTCGCCGCTGCCGTCCGCCGTGCGCTCGGCGAAGCGGAGGGCGGCGTGCTCGCCTTCCTCCCCGGCGTCGCGGAGATCGAACGGACCGCCGACCGCCTCGCCAATTTGCCCGACGACATCGTCCTCCACGAACTCCACGGCAGCCTCGATCCCGCAGCGCAGCGTGCCGCGATCCTCCCCGAACCCGACGGCCGGCGTAAGGTCGTGCTCGCCACCAGCATCGCCGAGACCAGCCTCACGCTCGACGGCATCCGCATCGTCGTCGACTCGGGGCTAGCGAGACGTCCCCGCTACGACCGCGCGGCGGGCATGACGCGGCTGGTGACCGAACGCGCGAGCCAGGCCGCCGTCACCCAACGCGCCGGCCGTGCCGCCCGCCTCGGGCCGGGTATCGCTTATCGGTTGTGGGAAGAAGCGGCGACCGCCGGCCTCCCGCGCTACGACCCGCCCGAAATTCTCGAAGCGGACCTGTCCGCGCTGGTGCTCGCGTGCGCGCTCTGGGGCGTCGGCGATCCGCGAGATCTGCGCTGGATCGACCCGCCGCCTGCCGCCGCGATCGACGAGGCGATGGCGCGGCTGACGACGCTCGAAGCAATCGAGGACGGTCGCCCGACGCCGCATGGCCGCGCGATCGCCAAACTGCCGATGCCACCGAGACTGGCGCACATGCTGCTGAGGGCAGGGGAGCGCGGCCTGGCGTCGGTGGCAGCCCAAATCGCAGTCCTGCTCGGCGAACGCGGCATAGGCGGCCAGGACGTCGACCTGGAACCCCGCCTCCGCCGCTGGAAAACCGAACGGGGTCCCAAGGCGCAAGCGGCACGCGCCATGGCCGAGAGGTGGGCGAAACTTGCCCCCCCTCCCGCAAGCGGGAGGGGGCTGGGGGGTGGGCTCGCGCCATCCCCGTCGCGCGACGTCGAGACCGGGCGCCCACCCCCCAACCCCCTCCCGCAAGCGGGCGGGGGAGCAGAAGTTTGCGTCGCGCTGGGCTTCCCCGACCGAGTCGCGCGCCGCCGCGATGCGTCGGGCGAAACCTGGGCCTCGGTCGGCGGCCGAGGGTTCAAGCTCGATCCGACGTCGCCGCTCGCCCGCTCCGAATGGCTCGCCGTCGCCGATACGCAAGGGTCCGCCGCCGGAGCGCGCATTCTCTCTGCGGTGGCGATCGATCAAGCCACCGTCGAAACCCTCTTCGCAGACCGCATCGAATCCCGCCGCACTGTGACGTTCGACCCCACAACCGGCGGCATCCAAACCCTCCGCGAACGCCGCCTCGGCGCGATCCGCCTGTCGAGCGGCCCGGACAGCGGTGCCGACCCCGACGCGATCCTCGCCGCGCTCATCGACGGCGTCCGCGAGCACGGCCTCGCGCTGCTCCCATGGAGCGACGGCGCCCAGGCGCTGCGCGACCGCGCTGCCTATGCCGGCATACCGCTCGACGACGCGACCCTGCTCGACCGTACCGACGAATGGCTCGCACCCTTGCTCGCCGGTAAGCGCCGACTCGACGCGATCGCCCCCGGCGCGCTCGCCGAAGGCTTGCGCAACCTGCTCGGCTGGGACGCGATGCAGACCATCAACCGGCTCGCCCCGCCCGATTTCACCAGCCCCGCCGGCAGCACCCACGCGATCGACTACGCCGCGGAAGGCGGCCCTCGCGTCGAGCTCCGTGTGCAGGCGCTGTTCGGGCTCGCAGTGCATCCGACGATCGGCGAGGCGCGCGTACCGCTGGTGCTCAGCCTCACATCCCCCGCCGGCCGCCCGATCCAGACGACGCGCGATCTCCCCGGTTTCTGGGCAGGCAGCTGGACCGCGGTGGCGAAGGAAATGCGCGGCCGCTACCCCAAGCATCCCTGGCCCGACGACCCCGCCGCGGCGTCCGCGACGCTCCGCACGAAAAAGGCGGATGCAAGGGCCGCCGGTTCGCGATAAGGGGGCATCTATGCCTACCGCCCGTATCTTCCAGCGCCCCAAGAACGCCATGCAGTCCGGCAAGCACCGGACCGACGCCTGGCAGCTCGAATTCGAACCCTCGGAGCCGAAACGCCCCGACCCGCTCACCGGCTGGGCCGGCAGCGGCGACACGCGCGATCAGGTGCGCCTGCTGTTCCCGACCGCCGAAGCGGCAATCGCGCACTGCGAGCGGGAAGGGTTCGGCTACACCGTCGTCCCCGCGCCGCAGAAGACGCTGAAGCTGCAGAGCTACGCGGACAACTTCAAGTAAGCCGACCGGCGTTTGACTTCCTTGTTCTCCCGCGAAGGCGGGAGCCCAGTCTGGATCCCCGCCTTCGCGGGGAAACAGGTTTTGGTTAGAGGATCGACCCCGCCAGGATCAGCAGCATCTTGGTATCGATCGCAACCCCCGCCGCCCGCTTCTCCGCCACGAACGCCGGCAAGTCCGCCAGCGCCACCCGGTGCACGGTGATGTTCTCGTCACCATCGCCGCCGCCATCGCCGACCTTGGTCAACCCGGTCGCGCGGACCAGCGTGAAGCATTCCGACGTCATTCCCGGTGACGAATAGAACACTCCCAGATCCTCGATCGCGTCCGCGCGGTAGCCGGTTTCCTCCTCCAACTCGCGCCCGGCCGCCACCGCAACGCTCTCGCCCGCGGTCTCGTCGCCGACCAGTCCCGCCGGCAATTCGAGGCACGCACGTCCCAGCGGCACGCGGAACTGCTCCACCAGGATCACGTCGCCCTCGTCGATCGCGACGATCACTGCCGCCGCGATCTGGCCCTGGCGCGCGGCGAATTCCCACGTGCCTTCGGTTTGCACGGTCAGGAATTTGCCGGCCCATACGGTCTTGCTCATAGTTCGATCAGCCTGTCGGGAAGTTCGTTGACCGGCGCACCGGTTCTCGGGAAATGTTCGGCCAGCACCGCGCCGATCTGCGCGACCGCGTCCGCCATGCCGTCGGCGGGACGATCGTCGCGCACGCCGGCCAGCACCGCAGCCATCGCTGCACCCCAGGTCTCGTTCGGCACGCGCGAGTGGATCGCGTCATCGGCGATGATCTCCGCCCGATGCTCGGCCAGCGACAGGTACAGCAGCACGCCGGTCGAACCCCTGGTGCGCTTCTCGGCCCCCGCACGAAACAGCAGCAGGGCCCTTCGCCGCACCCGCCTCGCCTTGGTCGCGCCAGGGGTCAGCGCCACCCGCGCCGGAGTCCAAGCCAGCACCAGCCTGACCGCGAGGAACACCAGAGTCACCAGCACCAGCGCGATCGCATACAGCGCGCCCTGCGGTGCGGACTGCGCCCACGGATCGACCAGCCGCGCGTAGATATGGTCGGCCGCGACCGGGTGAAACGCGAGCAGCGCCAGCGTCAGCAGCATCGCCAGCACCGCCCAGTGCAGCGACACGTCGTGATACGCATCCGACTGCCGCGCGACGATCGTGACGATCTCGCCGGTCGTCGCGGTCTCCGCCTGCGTCACCGCCGCGGTGACGCGGTCGTGATCGGTTTCGCTCAGCCGCATGTCACCAACTCCCCGATGCGCCGCCGCCGCCGCCGGATCCACCGCCCCCGCCACCGAAGCCACCGCCGCCCCAGCCACCGCCGCTATCGCCGCCGCCGCCGAAGCCACCGCCGCCGCCACCACGGGTCATCGCGTCGGCGATGCTCCACAGCACGATCGGCAAGGCACCGCTGCCTCCGCCGCGGCTCCCGCCATCGACATAC from Sphingomonas faeni encodes:
- a CDS encoding NUDIX hydrolase, translated to MSKTVWAGKFLTVQTEGTWEFAARQGQIAAAVIVAIDEGDVILVEQFRVPLGRACLELPAGLVGDETAGESVAVAAGRELEEETGYRADAIEDLGVFYSSPGMTSECFTLVRATGLTKVGDGGGDGDENITVHRVALADLPAFVAEKRAAGVAIDTKMLLILAGSIL
- the hrpB gene encoding ATP-dependent helicase HrpB, with translation MTPPPLPILTVLPALLATLRDRSSAVLVAPPGAGKTTAVAPALLTEPWCTGEILLLSPRRLAARAAAERMASTAGEPVGQTFGYATRMHSKRSAATRVTVITEGIFVARIQADPELAGVSAVLFDEVHERSLDGDFGLALALDVQAGFRPDLRIVAMSATLDGARFAALMDDASVIESEGRSYPLTLRHIGRQAELRIEDSVAAAVRRALGEAEGGVLAFLPGVAEIERTADRLANLPDDIVLHELHGSLDPAAQRAAILPEPDGRRKVVLATSIAETSLTLDGIRIVVDSGLARRPRYDRAAGMTRLVTERASQAAVTQRAGRAARLGPGIAYRLWEEAATAGLPRYDPPEILEADLSALVLACALWGVGDPRDLRWIDPPPAAAIDEAMARLTTLEAIEDGRPTPHGRAIAKLPMPPRLAHMLLRAGERGLASVAAQIAVLLGERGIGGQDVDLEPRLRRWKTERGPKAQAARAMAERWAKLAPPPASGRGLGGGLAPSPSRDVETGRPPPNPLPQAGGGAEVCVALGFPDRVARRRDASGETWASVGGRGFKLDPTSPLARSEWLAVADTQGSAAGARILSAVAIDQATVETLFADRIESRRTVTFDPTTGGIQTLRERRLGAIRLSSGPDSGADPDAILAALIDGVREHGLALLPWSDGAQALRDRAAYAGIPLDDATLLDRTDEWLAPLLAGKRRLDAIAPGALAEGLRNLLGWDAMQTINRLAPPDFTSPAGSTHAIDYAAEGGPRVELRVQALFGLAVHPTIGEARVPLVLSLTSPAGRPIQTTRDLPGFWAGSWTAVAKEMRGRYPKHPWPDDPAAASATLRTKKADARAAGSR
- a CDS encoding TPM domain-containing protein; the protein is MRLSETDHDRVTAAVTQAETATTGEIVTIVARQSDAYHDVSLHWAVLAMLLTLALLAFHPVAADHIYARLVDPWAQSAPQGALYAIALVLVTLVFLAVRLVLAWTPARVALTPGATKARRVRRRALLLFRAGAEKRTRGSTGVLLYLSLAEHRAEIIADDAIHSRVPNETWGAAMAAVLAGVRDDRPADGMADAVAQIGAVLAEHFPRTGAPVNELPDRLIEL
- a CDS encoding ETC complex I subunit, translating into MPTARIFQRPKNAMQSGKHRTDAWQLEFEPSEPKRPDPLTGWAGSGDTRDQVRLLFPTAEAAIAHCEREGFGYTVVPAPQKTLKLQSYADNFK